TCGGCTTTCAAGTCCGCGCGCCAGCGCCTATAGGGCTTCCCATGTTCACCGTTGCAGCCCTCTACCGTTTCGCTACCTTCGCCGATCCACAGGCGACCGCCGCCGATCTGCGTGCGCTGTGCGCCGATCTCGGCACCTGCGGCACGCTGATCCTGGCGCATGAAGGCATCAACGGCACGGTCGCCGGCACGGCCGAGGCGATCGACCGGCTGATCGCCCATATCCGCGTGCTGCCCGGCTGCGCCGACGTCGACGTCAAATATGCGACCGCCGACAGCGCGCCCTTCGGCAAGATGAAGGTCAAGGTGAAGACGGAGATCGTGACGCTCGGCGCGGGCGACCTCGACCCTGCCCATCAGGCCGGCGTGCATCTCGATCCCGCAGACTGGAACGCACTGATCGCCGATCCCGACACCGTCGTCATCGACACGCGCAACGCCTATGAGGTGGCGGTCGGCACCTTCGAGAATGCGATCGATCCGGCCACCCGTTCCTTCCGCGAATTTCCCGCCTGGTTCGACGATTTCGCTGCCAAGCTACGCGACGAAGGCCGCAGCCCCAAGATCGCAATGTTCTGCACCGGCGGCATTCGTTGCGAAAAATCGACCGCACTGGTGAAGGCGCGCGGCTTTGACGAGGTCTATCACCTCAAGGGCGGCATCCTGCGTTACCTGGAGGAAATGCCGGAGGCGCAGAGCCGCTGGCAGGGCGACTGCTATGTCTTCGACGAGCGGGTCGCGGTCGGCCATGGCCTCAAGCAAGGCCATTATGCCACCTGCAGCGCCTGTGGCCTGCCCTATCCGCGCGATACCGACCATGACTGCCCCGGCGGCGACGCCGACGGCGCCTGGCCGCATCGGGGCTAATCCGCGCTTTCCACCAGTTCGACCATCTCGAACTGATAGGATGTCCAGCCCCGCATCCGCGCGCCATCGGGCGCGGCGGCGCGCTTCTTCTTCGCTTCGGCCAGCGAGCGGGTG
The sequence above is drawn from the Sphingobium sp. AP49 genome and encodes:
- a CDS encoding rhodanese-related sulfurtransferase, translating into MFTVAALYRFATFADPQATAADLRALCADLGTCGTLILAHEGINGTVAGTAEAIDRLIAHIRVLPGCADVDVKYATADSAPFGKMKVKVKTEIVTLGAGDLDPAHQAGVHLDPADWNALIADPDTVVIDTRNAYEVAVGTFENAIDPATRSFREFPAWFDDFAAKLRDEGRSPKIAMFCTGGIRCEKSTALVKARGFDEVYHLKGGILRYLEEMPEAQSRWQGDCYVFDERVAVGHGLKQGHYATCSACGLPYPRDTDHDCPGGDADGAWPHRG